In Amblyomma americanum isolate KBUSLIRL-KWMA chromosome 8, ASM5285725v1, whole genome shotgun sequence, the DNA window acggtcaactgcacAGCCGTTAATATCGCCCGAGCGTAAAAGGGGTGAGACACGGAGCGGGCACGCACAAAACCCAACCACAagcctcagtcttggatgtttaccaccttttgaagagaaacgatcaagctgacgtcaactaacaccgagaagacgtctccagaaatgaatgtCCTGAAATTATAGCGCTGTGGAGATCTATTCGGTGccgttacgtatatgcacagAGAGTCCGCTTGTCATAACACAAAAGGTTATCCAATGACGCTAGCGGCATTGAATGCGGTATagctgtcttaacaagatgagcgtttagtgggcacagtattgtagtaggcgcagttgcttacctcatggttacggacttccaagaactgcccctcgctcactccgtctctgtagaagacgatccgctGGGGCTTGTACCTGGTGGTGCGGTAGAAAACCATTAGCAATTCCttgatcatgtccttcaggtcctTGATGATTTCCACACGTGCCTTAGCCttggagtcttcaatctgtacccgaatggtggcgtgaaacttggacggtacagggtctaggcttccgacgcacgcggcgatggatggcctgatcttgtctccaggcgatgggtgcgacacgtctgctccgatGACGATCACGGGACAATGTAATAGCGTTggcttctcctgcatcaggagactattgttgatgccgcccatcttggcgttgatcttttggcacaggttttggatgagcgctgcaTTACACTTTTGGAtcacgttgttgtccaagatgcattgtgtgcgcagggagagctcagtctctgccacctgcttgatctcagcgtagtttgtggcttttgttatcacagccacaaccatctccaactgcgggtactgctggcgctgctccgtgagaacggtccgcatgggctggcggtttgtgtcgaacgtgataaccgcaagcggctgcgcaatgcgcatgcccagttcttggccgatgcggatcagcatcttgatgaagttgtccaggcagtctttgtgcgcgaagcggctcacgttgagaacaatccactgtgtcatggacatcgccttgtggaaacgctgccctcggagatcccacgtaccgtcgcgtggcttgcacatggtgttgttctcaaaaaccagagttggcgggtcgagcactctgcccacaacctgagtgggttcggagttgatcttgacgccgaactctcgcaggtacttCTCCGAGgtgctgaccatgtcgcgcacagactgacgaatctccAGGAAGCGTTTGGCTGGGGGcttggccgtgcgcttgatcatctcggcggtctgactctcatcgagtttcttccgacagtgctggccttcggccagctcacacacctccagaggaatgtagaccggatgcgtcgggctgccactctgcacgcaagggaagttcgggtacggcaagcgcctgtagcggctctggaagtagtcggcgacggagatctgactaccttctgattcaaaatagatgtCCTTGGCAGcttccctcgtgatcttgaccactttgtacttgcgcgggtacggaaggtgcgtcacttttacgcggagtcctttgagctccctattcagccgcacgtactggttgtcgcgcaatgaccgTAAGTCCGCGGGTGTCAACGCACGCCGGCTGTCGCTGAAAaacctgcacatgaagtctaccagtggaagcgactcgtagaatgctgttgctgacatgtcgacgttaagcatgggcttccattgggcgggtcgaacactcgtgtagtagccaaaccacacctcccggcctcctccgaggtcattgtactcgttgggtcccggcggtctgaagaacgagcgtccaaccggcgcaaggttgatcgaggggctgtgcctcaagacgatgtcgatggcctggaggacttcctggggcacagtttgtacgcgcttttggaagacgccatgcagggcaTCCAGGTTCACGGTGGCTGCATACTGGATCTTGATGGTAaacttctggcttctctggtcttcttcgaggtcgactgtgaatgtccgctcgcggaagttgagctgacggcgcgtgtacaggttcttgcggccatcgaaagccgggatgcagttggccaggtcttgccggtacttcttcACAAGGAGCTCGATGActatcctgttgatctttgtactgaggcatcggtactttttctgctcaggaaccttggtctcctggGCAGTCTCCGATgagatgtcgacgtcgtagtggtagacgctgccggtcggtatctcaatgctgaagtggttggcaagaagttgtatggtccggcccagctggccgtgggcgggccgccgcgggaagtgagagggcagggttcgctcgagctcctgcgccgtgattggtggtaattagagcagggcatgaagaagtaagtatgcacgcactgtttcgtgtgttgagcgtcacacatgtttggccgaatggtcttcgatctacactacagtgcaggaccggttccggtgagtcttaacggggaaagcctcctgcaccccgtgtGTTGTAGCGAGCCTATTAAAGGACGGCGCTTGAACATTAATATCCTCCCCTGAGAATGTTTTAAATGTTTCGTGCAAGcgaagttatctgcagtcaatatctaaatttcagcgtcttctagcctttctatctcctttcatcactcttttcatgctcacaggtcggcgctctttcagccagccctacccactcggccccaccgccggctgcaGACGCGTTCGGGAATTTTCCcggtaatggggggggggggcttcctgaaccgccgaaaCGACACTTATTATTGGCAGCGGCCACAATAGCTGCCATACTTCTGAATCTAACCGACAGACACatctgaacaaaaatacgcaggagcgcgaggcggagaaatgcACGGGCGTGAAAAAGTCGCTGTAAggagctcgccaaccttcgctcgggattgtgggCTCTGCGCTCAATGTAGGAATATATGGTTCAGGTGTTTATGACGAAAGCTCGTAGTACTTGAGCGAGGTTATGTAcacggttggtcaaaagttccgggGCCACAGGGCTTGCTTCTTTCATCGGTGTATCGCGGCATTTAAGGTGCgattaaagctatcaaggttcgcaGAGTATATAATGATACCTCTTCCGCCCTCTACGGATATTTTGAGTCTTTGGgtgtgtcatgtctgcctgaatatacagctcaaaagcagaccctatggcctgggaacttttgacctaccctgtactttcctcggaaggtATTTCAAAGCCTTGTTCTATCTTGAGCACATGTGACAGGGACGATCGGGTcgattgcaaaatcaaggaaacGGACTGCGTGGTTGTGGTGTAcatcaaaagcgagacagtacatactagttctttctgtgcctttattcatttattcaggGAACCCTGCCCATGATAGCGCAAGAGCTCAAGTATTTCTTCCAAGgtttctgaaccactcaaagggcaactgtgggcgagtttgaatgttttagacgtggtattgtgttcctattcgcataacatttcttgggaGTCAATTCTCTGTGCCTTTAAAAGCGTTTTTCAAAATCCTGAGTAGAAGCCCTTTAAACCAGCAAAAGCAAAGAACGCCGAAACTAAAACTGGGTTTCTCCCAAAGAATGACGTCAAGGTAGaagcttgtcgtcatgcatacaTTACTGTAACAAAAACTTTCGGcgcgttgactgactaaactggagactgtaagcgacagaccactgtttgtgtgaaatgaccaaaaacaaaggtcttcattttcttcttcttgcgCAAACTCCAAGCAAATATCGaagggcatgcagctggtgacgtcacacgtgcaaGGTCGCCCTCAGAAATCGTCCCGATTGGGGCGACaaaattggaaaaatttaattattcgtgctgaaacaaaccgacgcccggcggcgaagctcggcacaaggaaTTACCGTGGAAATTGCGGCATTCGTGGAGGCCAACAAAAGACGCCGCAGCTGGCCATTAACAGCGAAAGATGAACAACATTCACACGAAGTTTTCTGTGAATTGAGAATGTGCAGGCGCGTAATTTATAAAAATCAACAGGTGCagcccaaggaaacatcagttcGCCAGAGTGGATGTTTGGGCTCAACGGTGCACCATTTCACTTCGAGTAAAAGAGCATTTAACGAGTGACTAAAAAAGACAATgcactcaccgcggtggctcggtggttagagtgctcggtcACTGAACCGGCGTTCCCAGGTCCGaaaccgaccgctgcggctgcgtttcgatggagccgaaacgctaaggcgcccgtgtgctgttcgatgtcagtggactttaatgattcccaggtggtcgaaatcattccggagccccccactacggcacttctttctttccgCTTTCACTCCCCGCCCCTTtgtcctttccttacggcgctgtacgggtgtacgccgatatgagagacaggtactgcgccaatttcttccgcccccccccccagaaaatttaatgtggatttgcccaataatattaataattaatcggtttttgagaaaaggaaatggcgccgtatctgtttCATATACCGTTGGGCACCTtgaccgcaccgtaagggaaggggaaaaggagggagtgaaagaagaaaaaaagtaagaagtgccgtagtggagggctccggaataatttcgacaacttggggatctttaacgtgcactgacgtcgcacagcacacgggtgccttagcgtttacccgccgcggtggctcagtggttagagcgctcggctactgatccggagttcccgggttcgaacccgaccgcggcggctgcgtttttatggaggaaaaacgcgaaggcgcccgtgtgctgtgcgacgtcagtgcacgttaaagatcgccaggtggccgaaattattccggagcccaccgctaCGGCACTTCCCTctaactttcttctttcactccctcctatgtCCCTTCCGTtactgtgcggttcaggtgttcaacgatatatgagactgatactgcgcatttcctttcgcccaaaattattattattacttagcgtttttcctccataaaaacgccgccgccgcggaccGGTTCgcaccctggaactccggatcagtagccgagcgacctaaccactgagccaccgcagtgggtcagaattccggcataaaacaaaactTTTAATACAGCCAAGGTTTAAGCCTAGAATCGTTTGAtatcaaaaatgaaaattttcatcCGCGTGATGAGTTTTGGGATCTTGTAATCATGGAAATATTTATTATGAATTCACACGTACTGAGCCACATAAAAAAAATCCGGTTCGGCGCATTCTATTGCAGTGTATTGTTTTGAGTTATACGGCgtataagcagctaaggctatcatctttaacgtgcactgacttcgcacagcacacgggcgcgttagtgtttagcctccataaaaacgcagtcgccgcggtcgggttcgaacccgggaactccggatcagtagcagagcgcccttaccacttagccgccgcggcgggttggattagctccgctattccaggatatacaaagcgaaaagcgagattgagatctccactgacccatggagccgttagcccgcgtttcctttcgtgaaaatgaacggtctttggtaagttgtcaacgccaatgacctctatgaacgccgccggctcacttgttttatttggtttttgaggaaaggaaatgacacagtaaccatctcactgtggtggacacccgtaccgcgccgtgaaggaagggataaaggagggagggaaagaggaaactaaatttaaagttggattttgaggaaatgtgcTGCGGtgcacagcggcggaacacctgtggcttggtgctactagtggcgcatggaCAGTGGTAAGCAgggaccgagagagagagagagaaatgcaccctgtgacgtcactgctcctcgtgcatgcgcagcacggctctccaggaatcacgcgaaactgctcaacctgcggccagtaaagcttccaCTATAAAAAGAATTTCACACGTTGGCAACACAACACTCGGCCACGGGTGCGTAAGTACTGGCCCCAAAGGCTAAACTTGACGAAGCACCAATTCTTcgagccaccctttatccaggcgacgactgaggccctgaacctcacagaagaaactgtgaacattgaaaattgattttcgggaaaaggaaatggcgctgtatctttctcacatatcggcggacacctgaaacgcgcggtaagggaagggaaaaaggcgatagtgaaagaggaaaggaagaaataaatgccctagtggagggctccggaataattttgaccacctggggatctttaacatacactgacatcgcacagcacgcgggcgcctcagcgcttcgcctccatcgaaacgcagctgccgcggtcaggttaataataataataattggtttttggggaaaggaaatggtgcagtatctgtctcatatgtcgttggacacctgaaccgcgccgtgagggaagggataaaggagggagtgaaagaagaaaggaagaataggtgccgtagtggagggctccggaataatttcgaccacctggggatcttcaacgtgcactgacatcgcacagcacacgggcgccttggcgttttttctccataaaaactcagccgccgtggtcgggttcgaacccgggaactccggatcagtagtcgagcgccctaaccactgagccaccgcggcggggccggtcAGGTTCCAACCACTCATCTAAATACGGTCGTTACGTCACAAACTTTCCTTTTAAATTTCGCCCACTCGCCTTGTCTATctcattgttgaccaaggaacccATTGCGGTTCCCAAACGTTGTTCTCTATCTTGACTTTCTCAGCGGCTAAATCTGAtgtttcacttccagagcgccctatacgtcaatcactaacacgatgcttgctacccacagaACTTTTTGTTAGTTAAAGCTAAGCCCTGCATAGTCGGCTGCAATTCGagaaagaagcgacggatgcCCTACCAAGGAAGCCttgcagccaacggcgtcggccgattctccggaCGCCGCTCTCAATCTGATTAAACGGTGGTTCATctcctttcatatgccactccctgagatgtcacGCAGGTCCAAGAGGATTGACTAACCATGCAGTCATGAGAACCAGTCGACGCCTTTGGCTGCAGGGCCTCTTTCAAGAGGCATATGCtgattcgttcttgagttgtattatacTGGGGTTTGGTTCTCGTACCGTGTGTGCAAGTCGATGTTTTGGAAAGGTGAtgtttcctcttgccttgaaACTAACAGTTAAAGCcctttgtaacgaagcggtttataacgaaacaactgatataacgaacaaattatgattgcacgtggaagctcAGCCAACAGGGGCTATAATGAAGCTACGCTTACAAAGAAGTTATCGCCGGAAACTTTCAACTTCGTGGTAAAGAGGTTCAACCGTTTTAAAAAGGTCCAACTGTATATGGACCGCTGGCATAACAagctgcacagcatggtttataacgaaataatggatataacgaaggaattacgattccccttggaagctcggtcaacactgcATATAACGAAGTAACAGCCGCGAACGAACTTTctactttgttataacgaggttaaacgagCTACATGCCATGGCCCAAGTTGAtgcccttttcggaaaacagtacgcaccttgatcctGACATCGTCGCCTGGAGTGGCCTGGTCTCCAGCTTCGGGGGTCCGCTCTGTTACCGCAACGGGCGGCGTacatggtggcgacggtggtagggcaACTGCCGCCGGCTGACTGCgactcacggcggctgctgcggatgcaggccgcGGGCTGCTGGCCGCTACCTTGGCGTcacctgcggcggcggcggccccgtagctgggacggtaggcgctgggctgagcggtgggCTGAGCGGTGGGCTGAGCGGTGGGCTGTGCGGTGGGCTGAGCTCTGGGCTGCGCGGTGGGCTGAGCTCTGGGCTCCGCTGCAGGGGTCGGGCCGCggctgacggcgcgcggctgcgggctggGCGCAGCGCCGTGCTGTagtgcttgcgcgaacgaaaccCGCGACGGACcagcgggcgacggagcaggagcggtggcaccggcgggcgacggagcaggagcggtggcaccggcgggcgacggagcaggagcggtggcaccggcgggcgacggagcaggagcaGTGGCTTGATTGtcaccgctggccgaaggcaccgctgcgagccgaaaatgcccgTTTAACGTAGCGTTGATAAATCTGCTGCGTTTGCGATCATAGcgatcgttacgacacgcatatatacacaGCCGAAAGctgaagactggacagccgtcgccggagctccgttggtagagcaccggacgctaaatTCAGAGTTAGTGGGTTTCGGATACcaacggcggcatgtggttgttttccgTCTCCtttataatcaattatctttaaaaagtttttttttccatgggggtttaacgtcgcaaagagagagacagagaaagacggaaaggcagggaggttaactaggcaacacccggtatgctaccctacacgtgggaagtgtAACGGAGGGAGAGACAAAAGGAAGAGAATAAAGGGATATGataacttttccacgtgtccgtcggccgttacttgcagggtacacagggcacacactgattgttcacaatcttgcactcagtcctgagtccttcaagcaCTTTAaaggtgccttcaaagctgtcctctgcgatgaaggcgtactccaaggacccagactcTTTAACAAGTTTTTGCCGTATTAAGCCCCCACGGATGAACGCCACATATTattaaaaaaacatcccctatgcttcttggttcggtcactgttggcatctgtcatgtatgtcataacgagcaccacttgtcccttcccttgtctgctcaacagtAAAAGACAGATGGTATAGAGTacctagtcgagggtttgacggtatgccgtctggtcaggtcagcagaatgaatcttcggtttactgaccatgtgaaTGTGGTCAGCTGACTTCAGCTAACATatctgacatggtcagtgaccgaaaatTCAGTATACTGTGGACGAGAGCATACGTCGCAATAGCCGTCCCAACTAAGACGCTGTGCAAGCCGACAATGGCATGCTCCGTGACTACACACGACTAAACACGCAGCGcccccaaacagcgtcgtataCCCTTTGCACGGAAGAACTGAGTGCGAGGACCTAGTTGTCGCACAGGGTGTTAATTTTCACACAAATGTGATCAGCCCTCcccccacagcaacgaagaagGAACAAATGTCCCGCCGCGCATTCAATATATTTgcgacacacgcgcacgctttccttctagttgtatacttgagaacaaaaaaaaacaattttaaatttaacttcgctaaccctggaattcagcgaaaacaaggacgcttgctaagcaccTGAGGCTCATCCACGGCAGCGCGTGCATG includes these proteins:
- the LOC144102205 gene encoding protein argonaute-2-like — encoded protein: MPGVDTYVSSEHTYAALARRQELRCASYQASDYIYILETLSFMTVPSASGDNQATAPAPSPAGATAPAPSPAGATAPAPSPAGATAPAPSPAGPSRVSFAQALQHGAAPSPQPRAVSRGPTPAAEPRAQPTAQPRAQPTAQPTAQPTAQPTAQPSAYRPSYGAAAAAGDAKVAASSPRPASAAAAVSRSQPAAVALPPSPPCTPPVAVTERTPEAGDQATPGDDVRIKELERTLPSHFPRRPAHGQLGRTIQLLANHFSIEIPTGSVYHYDVDISSETAQETKVPEQKKYRCLSTKINRIVIELLVKKYRQDLANCIPAFDGRKNLYTRRQLNFRERTFTVDLEEDQRSQKFTIKIQYAATVNLDALHGVFQKRVQTVPQEVLQAIDIVLRHSPSINLAPVGRSFFRPPGPNEYNDLGGGREVWFGYYTSVRPAQWKPMLNVDMSATAFYESLPLVDFMCRFFSDSRRALTPADLRSLRDNQYVRLNRELKGLRVKVTHLPYPRKYKVVKITREAAKDIYFESEGSQISVADYFQSRYRRLPYPNFPCVQSGSPTHPVYIPLEVCELAEGQHCRKKLDESQTAEMIKRTAKPPAKRFLEIRQSVRDMVSTSEKYLREFGVKINSEPTQVVGRVLDPPTLVFENNTMCKPRDGTWDLRGQRFHKAMSMTQWIVLNVSRFAHKDCLDNFIKMLIRIGQELGMRIAQPLAVITFDTNRQPMRTVLTEQRQQYPQLEMVVAVITKATNYAEIKQVAETELSLRTQCILDNNVIQKCNAALIQNLCQKINAKMGGINNSLLMQEKPTLLHCPVIVIGADVSHPSPGDKIRPSIAACVGSLDPVPSKFHATIRVQIEDSKAKARVEIIKDLKDMIKELLMVFYRTTRYKPQRIVFYRDGVSEGQFLEVRNHEVSAIRLACAEMCPTETYEPPLTFIVVQKRHHTRFMPANDRDGVGKCRNVPPGTTVDSVVTHPLDFDFFLCSHFGIQVGDRFSALVAIVSGNKWSAVLSFMNLRRK